One segment of Anatilimnocola aggregata DNA contains the following:
- a CDS encoding carbon storage regulator: protein MLVLTRKLQERICIGNDITVTVLRVKGQQVRIGIEAPRDVRVIRGELPPNATHREEPAMADDQVVAPLTLDIDVSQLLEDSEAETADAEETSTVVFGRGRPLAMKQFVRSVLESALAK, encoded by the coding sequence ATGCTTGTTTTAACTCGGAAGCTTCAAGAACGGATCTGCATCGGCAACGACATCACCGTAACGGTGCTGCGTGTTAAGGGGCAACAAGTTCGCATCGGCATTGAAGCGCCGCGCGACGTTCGGGTCATTCGTGGCGAATTGCCTCCGAATGCTACTCACCGTGAAGAGCCAGCCATGGCTGACGACCAGGTCGTCGCGCCCCTGACGCTCGACATTGATGTCTCGCAGCTGCTCGAAGATTCGGAAGCTGAAACCGCCGATGCCGAGGAAACCAGCACGGTGGTCTTTGGTCGTGGTCGCCCGCTCGCCATGAAGCAATTCGTCCGCAGTGTGCTGGAAAGCGCGCTTGCGAAGTAA
- a CDS encoding sialidase family protein, with translation MNPFAAPVVSLFVLTATALSAFAQVPESTAHLPTEPLFVSGEGGYGRYRIPALIATKQGTLLAFCEGRVKATGLIGDIDLVLRRSTDGGKTWLPMQKIADASEDTLGNPCPVVDQKTGTIWLPFTRSPGPFSEQQIVDSQSSGPTTVWIIKSDDEGATWSEPRDISATTREPSWTWYGTGPGIGIQLASGRLFIPSYHTERDSKMYRCHAIFSDDGGRTWQKGETVGEHTAECQAAQRSDGTVVLNMRGTNKQGFRTLATSRDAGETWSKPEIDRTLTEPACQAALIVMNEPVTDRRLWLFSNPPGTTRHNLTLRASKDEGKTWPVAKVFDPGATEYSSLVSLPGGNLGLLYELSRKGEKYRPQLHFANIPLTWIQAP, from the coding sequence GTGAATCCGTTCGCTGCGCCAGTCGTTTCACTGTTCGTGCTCACTGCGACCGCGCTGTCTGCTTTCGCGCAGGTTCCAGAATCAACAGCCCACTTGCCGACTGAACCCCTATTTGTCTCGGGTGAAGGTGGCTACGGTCGCTATCGCATTCCTGCTTTGATTGCCACCAAACAAGGCACGCTGCTCGCCTTTTGCGAAGGGCGCGTGAAAGCAACCGGCCTGATTGGCGATATCGATCTGGTCTTGCGCCGCAGCACCGATGGTGGAAAAACCTGGCTGCCGATGCAAAAGATCGCCGATGCAAGCGAAGATACGCTCGGCAATCCCTGCCCGGTGGTCGACCAAAAAACGGGTACGATTTGGCTCCCCTTTACCCGCAGTCCCGGTCCCTTCAGCGAGCAACAGATTGTCGATAGCCAAAGCAGCGGGCCGACGACGGTCTGGATCATCAAGAGTGACGACGAGGGCGCGACGTGGTCCGAACCGCGCGATATTTCTGCCACCACGCGCGAACCCAGTTGGACCTGGTACGGCACCGGTCCGGGAATTGGCATTCAACTCGCCAGCGGCCGGCTCTTCATTCCCAGTTATCACACCGAGCGCGACTCGAAGATGTATCGCTGCCACGCGATCTTCAGCGACGATGGTGGTCGCACCTGGCAAAAAGGCGAAACCGTCGGCGAACATACGGCCGAGTGTCAGGCTGCCCAGCGGAGTGATGGAACCGTCGTACTTAACATGCGCGGCACCAACAAGCAGGGCTTTCGCACCCTCGCAACCAGCCGCGACGCTGGCGAAACCTGGAGTAAACCCGAGATCGATCGCACCTTAACCGAGCCCGCTTGTCAGGCGGCCCTGATCGTGATGAATGAACCGGTGACCGATCGCCGGCTATGGCTTTTCAGCAATCCACCCGGAACCACACGGCACAATCTCACCTTGCGCGCAAGTAAGGACGAAGGGAAAACGTGGCCAGTGGCCAAAGTCTTCGATCCCGGCGCAACGGAGTACTCGTCACTCGTCAGCTTGCCTGGGGGCAATCTCGGGCTGCTGTACGAACTGAGCCGTAAAGGCGAAAAGTATCGACCTCAACTTCACTTCGCCAACATTCCGCTCACGTGGATTCAAGCTCCATGA
- the folP gene encoding dihydropteroate synthase — translation MTNRSPTPFQPPRWPAIRSQVWQLRTRELTFVAGPAWMAIVNVTPDSFSDGGQYFNPAAAIEQAEHLLSQGADILDIGGESTRPYSEPVSETEELRRVLPVIEAIRQRHPTALISIDTSKPAVAAAAVSAGAEIMNDITGFANPAMIELARATQVGVCAMHMQGTPQTMQDQPAYGNVVAEVSAYLEQRRDALLAAGLLPARICLDPGIGFGKTHEHNLQLMAHSATFHALGCPLLVGHSRKGFIGQVLGDKSANRDAGSLGGALALALQGVQVIRLHQIRAAREAWQVLRASLPGMNPS, via the coding sequence ATGACCAACCGCTCACCAACTCCGTTTCAGCCTCCGCGCTGGCCGGCGATACGGAGCCAAGTGTGGCAACTGCGAACCCGCGAACTGACATTCGTCGCGGGCCCAGCTTGGATGGCAATCGTCAACGTTACGCCCGATAGTTTTTCGGACGGCGGTCAGTATTTCAACCCTGCGGCAGCCATCGAACAGGCCGAACACTTGCTGAGCCAGGGTGCCGATATTCTCGATATCGGCGGCGAAAGCACCCGACCATACTCGGAGCCGGTGAGCGAAACGGAAGAACTGCGCCGAGTGCTGCCGGTGATCGAAGCGATTCGCCAGCGTCATCCGACCGCGCTCATTTCCATTGATACTTCCAAGCCTGCCGTCGCAGCAGCAGCTGTGAGCGCCGGCGCAGAGATCATGAACGACATCACGGGATTCGCCAACCCGGCCATGATCGAACTGGCCCGCGCGACGCAGGTCGGGGTGTGCGCGATGCACATGCAAGGGACTCCGCAGACAATGCAGGACCAGCCCGCGTACGGCAATGTCGTGGCCGAGGTGTCTGCCTATCTCGAGCAGCGGCGCGACGCTCTCCTTGCTGCGGGCCTGCTTCCCGCGCGCATCTGCCTCGACCCTGGCATTGGCTTCGGCAAGACGCATGAACATAACCTGCAGCTCATGGCCCACTCTGCGACGTTTCACGCGTTGGGCTGCCCGCTGCTGGTGGGGCATTCGCGCAAAGGTTTCATTGGACAGGTCCTCGGCGATAAGAGTGCCAATCGCGATGCCGGTTCCCTGGGCGGAGCGCTCGCTCTGGCCCTGCAAGGAGTGCAGGTGATTCGCTTGCACCAGATTCGCGCGGCGCGCGAGGCCTGGCAAGTGTTGCGGGCCAGCTTGCCAGGCATGAATCCGAGTTAG
- a CDS encoding glucose 1-dehydrogenase: MVNRQLPFARQRRPACQALVLASSTVGFFAKLPGFLAALFATHVWAADMKAIAVYPGKKDSVHLEEIAKPAVTDIPNEMGVLVRVLKVGVDATDREINDALYGQAPPGDKHMVLGHESFGIVEAVGKKVRRVQVGDYVTATVRRPGKSIYDMIGTYDMTSEETYYERGINLLHGYLTEYFVDHEDYIVKVPKGLKHLHVLMEPMSCAAKAVQQAYEVQRRMRVWSPKTAFVFGVGQIGLLSALILKLRGLQVFSLARSKAGTLNSKIVEGLGSTYVSTAETSIDQLVKSVGKPDLIIDATGSSQMAFDGMRCLGLNGVLVWTSITGADRKIEVPSDKINLEWVLGNKLLLGSVNANREHFESGIRDLALGEMMYPGIVQQILTNPVEGLDRYEEMMKLLTNEKAALKVYMNIASE, translated from the coding sequence GTGGTCAATCGTCAACTACCATTTGCCCGGCAGAGGCGTCCCGCTTGCCAAGCCCTGGTGCTGGCCTCGTCAACAGTGGGCTTTTTCGCTAAACTTCCGGGCTTTCTCGCCGCACTCTTCGCAACACACGTTTGGGCCGCAGATATGAAAGCCATTGCCGTTTATCCGGGCAAAAAAGATAGCGTTCACTTGGAAGAAATCGCTAAGCCGGCGGTCACCGACATTCCCAATGAAATGGGCGTGCTGGTGCGAGTGCTGAAGGTGGGAGTCGACGCGACCGATCGCGAAATCAACGACGCGCTCTACGGCCAGGCCCCGCCCGGCGACAAACACATGGTCCTTGGGCACGAGTCGTTCGGCATTGTCGAAGCGGTCGGCAAGAAGGTTCGCCGCGTGCAGGTGGGGGATTATGTCACCGCGACCGTGCGTCGTCCCGGTAAGTCGATCTACGACATGATCGGCACCTACGACATGACCAGCGAAGAAACCTACTACGAGCGCGGCATCAACCTGCTGCACGGCTATCTCACCGAGTACTTCGTCGATCACGAAGATTACATCGTGAAGGTCCCCAAGGGTCTGAAGCACCTGCATGTGCTGATGGAGCCGATGAGCTGCGCCGCGAAGGCCGTGCAACAAGCGTACGAAGTGCAACGCCGGATGCGAGTCTGGAGCCCGAAGACGGCCTTTGTGTTTGGTGTCGGTCAGATCGGCCTGTTGTCGGCGCTAATCCTCAAGCTGCGCGGGTTGCAAGTCTTCTCACTCGCCCGCTCGAAGGCCGGCACGCTCAATAGCAAAATTGTCGAAGGTCTCGGCTCGACCTATGTCAGCACTGCCGAGACGAGCATCGATCAACTGGTAAAAAGCGTCGGCAAACCAGACCTGATCATCGACGCTACCGGCAGCAGCCAGATGGCGTTCGACGGCATGCGTTGCCTCGGCCTCAACGGGGTGCTGGTGTGGACGAGCATCACAGGTGCCGATCGCAAGATTGAAGTCCCCTCGGACAAAATCAATCTCGAATGGGTGCTCGGCAACAAGCTGCTCCTCGGCAGCGTGAATGCGAATCGCGAGCATTTCGAGTCGGGCATTCGCGATCTAGCCCTCGGCGAAATGATGTACCCTGGCATCGTGCAGCAGATTCTGACCAATCCGGTCGAAGGTCTCGATCGCTACGAAGAGATGATGAAGCTGCTAACGAACGAGAAGGCCGCACTCAAGGTATATATGAACATTGCCTCGGAGTAA
- the dgt gene encoding dGTP triphosphohydrolase, translated as MNTLPDLSNLICTVDERERALFASYAMFSRQSKGRKHPQPEHPYRGPFQRDRDRVIHSAAFRRLSGKMQVFTGDFGDYHRTRLTHTHEVSCLARTLGRCLRLNEDLVEALALFHDIGHPPFGHAGEDALNEVLHEYGGFSHNRFALTIAEDLEQRYAEFSGLNLTYELLEGQQTRAEKAALFAATGGCGPLLEVQVVEAADSMTYDAHDSDDAVKLGLVTLEELQQTTLVREAVASAHRRFANCSGDRLRKAVVHELIERQVSNVLQYSGEILRECRGLSSDEARRLDFRIGPSPELAELKRELERFLYERVYRHARLITMRREAQAKLQQAFQGYLAKPDLLPPHHFRRIERVGAPRAVGDYLAGMTDRFFLSIFEQHFAQG; from the coding sequence ATGAATACGCTGCCTGACCTCTCCAACCTAATTTGCACCGTCGATGAGCGCGAACGCGCACTGTTTGCCAGCTATGCCATGTTCAGTCGGCAGAGCAAGGGACGGAAGCATCCGCAGCCCGAGCATCCTTATCGCGGCCCTTTTCAGCGAGATCGCGACCGCGTGATTCACTCGGCTGCCTTTCGTCGCCTGAGCGGCAAGATGCAAGTCTTTACCGGCGACTTCGGCGATTACCATCGGACGCGGCTCACGCACACGCACGAAGTATCGTGCCTCGCCCGCACACTGGGGCGCTGTTTGCGGTTGAACGAAGACCTGGTCGAAGCGCTTGCGCTGTTTCACGATATCGGCCATCCGCCCTTTGGGCATGCCGGCGAAGACGCGCTGAACGAAGTGTTGCACGAGTACGGCGGCTTTTCGCACAATCGGTTTGCCCTCACCATTGCCGAGGATCTGGAACAGCGGTACGCCGAATTCTCGGGGTTGAATCTCACCTACGAATTGCTCGAAGGTCAGCAGACCCGCGCCGAAAAGGCAGCCCTCTTCGCGGCGACCGGCGGTTGCGGCCCGCTGCTCGAAGTGCAGGTGGTCGAAGCAGCTGACAGCATGACTTACGATGCTCACGATTCCGACGATGCGGTCAAGCTCGGTCTCGTCACGCTTGAGGAACTGCAACAAACGACACTCGTGCGCGAGGCAGTTGCTTCAGCACATCGACGCTTTGCCAATTGTTCGGGCGACCGTTTGCGCAAGGCGGTGGTTCACGAATTGATCGAGCGCCAGGTGAGCAACGTGCTGCAATACTCGGGAGAGATCCTGCGTGAGTGCCGCGGTTTGAGCAGCGACGAAGCGCGGCGATTGGATTTTCGAATCGGACCAAGTCCTGAACTGGCCGAACTCAAACGCGAGCTCGAACGATTTCTCTACGAGCGGGTGTATCGTCACGCGCGATTAATCACCATGCGGCGCGAAGCGCAAGCCAAACTGCAGCAGGCCTTTCAAGGCTATCTCGCCAAGCCGGACCTGTTGCCGCCGCATCACTTCCGCCGCATCGAGCGGGTTGGCGCGCCCCGGGCGGTCGGCGACTATCTGGCCGGCATGACGGACCGCTTCTTCCTCAGCATTTTCGAACAGCACTTTGCCCAGGGGTGA
- a CDS encoding chromosomal replication initiator protein DnaA encodes MRLSLARGFALPVCLFWAVIAAAQSGPQSDPFAAPATRPASTQPSAPLYITSQSDVIIPFSIRATDAQGRAPAKVRIYVSLDQGRTWDLYQEVKPEEKGFRFRPKRDAEFWFATQTVAADGTTDRQDQRVAQMRLIIDTAKPRLQITPRLDESGRVHLTWTAADPFLQNNSVRLEWQDPTSGGWQSVTATTSPGEAATRGQVAARSTITPPAGLEKIVIRGEAADSAGNKTILTQQFELKAAGESGQQALLPSAPGSGALAQRWTPEQNDPYTRRPTNIDPALPRVQPNTALAKVGPTNQLPPPREELPHDDQQPQLVRNPYSPTSGGTPARPANTGELLPPADDTQRGYPNQTESLPPPTQNDGLNNTPSFNAPDNEYQSPRGYSSPRPSETIVRPEPIEREPIAPPRRVEAISPPQGDRPRMTNSKRFSLDYDVEAVGPEGVADVELWGTGDRGQTWVKWGSDPDRATPFEVEVSNEAIYGFRIVIVGRNGLASNTPQTGDAADIWVGVDLAKPHARLTGATIAGGEQAGKLEIRWDANDDHFGPRPITLAVSDRAAGPFTPIAAGLPNTGRYFWEFDPRIRRQLFIRIEAQDEAGNLAADQLTDPISIEGLAPKGRIRDLAPAPNGPPQAFRSPLFR; translated from the coding sequence ATGCGGCTATCGCTGGCCCGCGGATTTGCGCTGCCTGTCTGCCTGTTTTGGGCGGTCATTGCTGCTGCGCAGTCCGGACCTCAGTCCGACCCGTTTGCCGCTCCCGCCACACGGCCTGCAAGTACCCAACCCAGCGCGCCGCTTTATATCACCTCGCAGTCCGATGTGATCATTCCGTTTTCGATTCGCGCGACCGATGCCCAGGGCCGAGCGCCAGCCAAAGTTCGAATCTATGTTTCGCTCGACCAGGGACGAACTTGGGATCTGTATCAGGAAGTGAAGCCCGAAGAAAAAGGCTTTCGCTTTCGACCTAAGCGGGATGCGGAATTTTGGTTTGCAACTCAAACGGTAGCTGCCGATGGTACGACCGATCGGCAGGACCAGCGAGTCGCTCAAATGCGGCTAATCATCGATACGGCCAAGCCGCGCTTGCAGATTACTCCGCGACTGGATGAATCGGGCCGAGTCCATTTGACCTGGACGGCAGCCGATCCGTTTTTGCAGAACAACTCAGTTCGCCTCGAATGGCAAGACCCGACCAGCGGCGGTTGGCAATCGGTAACCGCGACCACCTCGCCGGGCGAAGCAGCGACGCGGGGACAAGTGGCCGCGCGGTCGACCATTACGCCCCCGGCCGGTCTGGAAAAAATCGTCATCCGGGGCGAAGCAGCAGACTCGGCGGGAAACAAGACGATTCTGACGCAGCAGTTTGAATTGAAGGCCGCCGGTGAATCGGGACAGCAAGCATTGTTGCCGTCGGCACCCGGCAGCGGAGCACTGGCCCAGCGTTGGACGCCGGAACAAAACGATCCGTACACTCGCCGGCCCACGAACATCGATCCGGCATTGCCCCGCGTGCAACCCAATACGGCGCTCGCCAAAGTTGGACCGACGAATCAACTTCCACCGCCGCGAGAAGAATTGCCGCACGACGATCAACAGCCCCAACTGGTGCGAAATCCTTATTCGCCAACCAGTGGCGGCACCCCCGCGCGGCCGGCTAACACGGGCGAACTACTCCCACCCGCTGACGACACTCAGCGGGGCTATCCAAATCAGACCGAGAGCCTGCCGCCACCGACGCAGAACGATGGCCTGAACAACACCCCAAGCTTCAATGCTCCGGACAACGAATATCAATCGCCGCGCGGGTATTCTTCGCCCCGGCCCAGCGAGACGATCGTGCGGCCCGAGCCCATCGAGCGCGAGCCGATTGCCCCGCCTCGGCGGGTCGAGGCCATTTCACCACCCCAGGGTGATCGGCCGCGAATGACAAATTCCAAACGCTTCAGCCTCGATTACGACGTGGAAGCCGTGGGGCCCGAAGGAGTCGCTGATGTGGAGTTGTGGGGGACCGGCGACCGGGGACAAACCTGGGTGAAGTGGGGCTCCGATCCCGATCGCGCGACGCCGTTCGAAGTCGAAGTCAGCAACGAAGCCATCTATGGCTTTCGCATCGTGATTGTCGGTCGCAATGGCCTGGCGAGTAACACGCCGCAAACGGGCGATGCGGCGGATATTTGGGTCGGGGTCGATCTGGCCAAACCACATGCCCGGCTGACGGGTGCAACCATTGCCGGTGGTGAACAAGCGGGCAAACTCGAGATTCGTTGGGATGCCAATGACGACCACTTTGGTCCGCGCCCCATCACGCTTGCTGTTTCCGACCGTGCCGCTGGGCCGTTCACGCCGATCGCAGCGGGGCTGCCCAATACGGGGCGATACTTCTGGGAATTCGATCCCCGCATCCGTCGGCAACTCTTCATTCGGATCGAAGCTCAAGACGAAGCGGGCAATCTGGCCGCCGATCAATTGACCGACCCGATCTCGATCGAAGGGCTCGCACCAAAAGGTCGCATTCGCGATCTCGCCCCAGCACCAAATGGCCCGCCACAGGCCTTCCGCTCACCACTGTTTCGGTAA
- a CDS encoding metallophosphoesterase encodes MELALFWLLLPFAVLGHFASAIWLFNRLHAEVWPYRFRQVLERLLFLASLTVPVLIALQLPVLSSLITLSAEQRQQLPWFNLLTFGYLCFTLVACLLIVPWWLVPKLRYRVPSELVRNETQRLDLGQQLPGISVQGVFPRLCASLPGNQVLHLHVQTKTLRLPNLPRRLAGLKIAHLTDIHLTGKISRDYFAEIIRRTNDLQPDLIALTGDIAERTRCLPWIQPLFGALQAPLGKFFIFGNHDFLLPDTNLLLEEMRASGFVDLGGDCQRLNIRDTPVLIAGNELPWQGPAPEVPPRIPDSPSPEFRLLLAHTPDLFSWAQSHQFDLMLAGHNHGGQIRFPLIGPLISPSRFGVRYAAGVFREGPTFLHVGRGISGEHLLRFNCPPELTLLVLE; translated from the coding sequence ATGGAACTCGCCCTCTTCTGGCTTCTCCTTCCCTTTGCGGTGCTCGGCCACTTCGCGTCCGCCATCTGGCTCTTCAATCGCTTGCATGCCGAAGTGTGGCCCTATCGCTTCCGGCAAGTGCTCGAACGACTGCTGTTTCTCGCCTCATTAACGGTGCCCGTGCTCATTGCCCTGCAATTGCCGGTGCTATCGTCCCTGATCACGCTTTCAGCGGAACAGCGGCAACAACTCCCCTGGTTCAACCTCCTCACGTTCGGCTATCTCTGCTTTACCCTGGTGGCTTGCCTGCTGATTGTGCCGTGGTGGCTCGTTCCCAAATTGCGATATCGCGTTCCCAGTGAACTGGTGAGGAACGAGACCCAGAGGTTGGATCTGGGCCAGCAGCTGCCGGGAATCTCGGTGCAGGGTGTGTTCCCTCGACTCTGTGCTTCGCTGCCGGGTAATCAGGTACTTCACCTTCATGTTCAAACCAAGACCCTGCGACTGCCGAACTTACCTCGTCGACTCGCTGGCCTGAAAATCGCCCACCTCACCGACATCCACCTGACGGGTAAAATCTCGCGGGACTATTTTGCCGAAATCATCCGGCGGACCAACGATCTGCAGCCCGATTTGATTGCTCTCACTGGCGATATCGCAGAGCGAACCAGGTGCCTGCCTTGGATCCAACCCTTGTTCGGCGCGTTGCAGGCCCCGCTCGGCAAGTTCTTCATCTTTGGCAACCACGACTTTCTCCTGCCCGATACCAACTTGCTGCTGGAAGAAATGCGAGCGAGCGGCTTTGTCGATCTAGGGGGCGATTGCCAGCGGCTGAACATTCGAGATACTCCGGTCTTAATCGCCGGGAACGAACTCCCCTGGCAAGGACCAGCGCCGGAGGTTCCGCCACGCATTCCCGACTCACCCTCGCCTGAGTTCCGGCTACTCCTTGCTCACACACCGGACCTATTTTCTTGGGCGCAGTCGCATCAGTTCGATCTAATGCTTGCCGGGCACAATCACGGCGGGCAAATTCGCTTTCCGCTCATTGGTCCGCTCATCTCACCCAGCAGGTTCGGCGTCCGCTATGCGGCCGGCGTCTTCCGCGAAGGCCCGACTTTCCTGCACGTTGGCCGCGGCATCAGCGGCGAACATCTCCTGCGGTTCAACTGCCCTCCCGAACTCACACTTTTGGTGCTGGAATAA
- a CDS encoding carbon-nitrogen hydrolase family protein, protein MKTKLRVAAVQMNSSLDKAKNLAEAERLIRHATAGGAELIVLPELFNLYGDLRQAAAKAEPLEGPTAQLLSALARELAVYLVGGSFAEVAAGENRAYNTSLTIDPSGNVLATYRKMHLFNVDLGAELRVCESDNLLPGTEITCLETDFAKLGISICYDLRFPELYREQASQGVELLCIPAAFTQRTGRDHWELLVRTRAVENQCYVIAANQVGEHAPGSVSYGRSLIVDPWGKVLTEASGERAEVVLADLSGELLTDIRRKLPALKNRILP, encoded by the coding sequence ATGAAGACCAAGCTTCGCGTTGCTGCCGTGCAAATGAATTCTTCGCTCGACAAGGCGAAGAATCTGGCCGAAGCGGAGCGGCTAATCAGGCACGCCACGGCTGGCGGGGCAGAACTGATTGTCCTGCCCGAGCTATTCAATCTGTACGGCGACCTGCGGCAGGCGGCGGCCAAAGCAGAGCCCCTTGAGGGCCCAACCGCACAGCTACTCTCTGCGTTGGCGCGCGAGTTGGCGGTGTACCTTGTTGGTGGCAGTTTTGCCGAAGTGGCCGCCGGTGAAAACCGTGCTTACAACACCAGCTTGACGATCGACCCGAGTGGTAACGTCTTAGCGACGTATCGCAAGATGCACTTGTTCAACGTCGATCTCGGCGCTGAGCTGCGCGTGTGTGAGTCAGACAATCTGCTGCCGGGCACAGAGATCACTTGCCTGGAAACGGACTTCGCCAAGCTGGGCATCTCCATTTGTTACGACTTGCGTTTTCCCGAGTTGTATCGCGAACAGGCGAGTCAAGGTGTTGAGTTGCTGTGCATTCCCGCCGCGTTCACGCAGCGGACTGGGCGCGATCACTGGGAGTTGCTGGTGCGAACTCGCGCGGTCGAGAATCAGTGCTATGTCATTGCCGCCAACCAGGTGGGCGAACATGCCCCCGGCAGCGTGAGCTATGGGCGTTCGCTGATCGTTGATCCCTGGGGCAAGGTGCTGACCGAAGCCAGCGGCGAGCGGGCGGAAGTTGTGCTTGCCGATCTCTCGGGCGAACTTCTGACTGACATTCGCCGCAAGTTGCCAGCACTGAAGAATCGAATCCTGCCATGA
- a CDS encoding sensor histidine kinase codes for MANRENGGNMSGLLADRTAELERQVAKLEAELLQAQKLTSLGELMGTTTHEFNNILMTVLNYARMGMRHKDEPTRDKAFEKINAAAQRAAKITGSVLGVARNRATSFAPTDLAKLLDETLILLDRELNKYRIAVELQIGEAPPAWAVGNQIQQIILNLIINARQAMLNGGQLILRVEHDKTHQTVDLTVRDSGSGIPADKLRHIFEPFFTTKTGPDESGQGGTGLGLSACKRIVEAHRGRIRVESTVGKGTAITIKLPVAPAIAPPATEPAPAIAAAIQPASSTPAAR; via the coding sequence ATGGCAAACAGGGAGAATGGCGGCAATATGAGTGGATTGCTAGCGGATCGCACAGCTGAGCTCGAACGGCAAGTTGCCAAGTTGGAAGCAGAGTTGCTGCAAGCACAGAAGTTGACATCATTGGGCGAACTGATGGGGACCACGACCCACGAGTTCAACAACATCCTGATGACGGTGCTTAATTACGCGCGGATGGGCATGCGTCATAAAGACGAACCCACGCGCGACAAAGCCTTCGAAAAGATCAATGCAGCTGCCCAGCGCGCTGCGAAGATTACCGGCAGTGTACTCGGGGTTGCCCGCAATCGCGCGACCTCGTTCGCGCCGACCGATCTGGCCAAACTGCTCGACGAAACACTGATTCTGCTCGATCGCGAACTGAATAAGTACCGCATCGCCGTCGAGTTGCAGATTGGTGAAGCCCCGCCCGCTTGGGCCGTGGGAAATCAGATTCAGCAGATCATTCTTAACCTCATCATCAACGCGCGCCAGGCCATGTTGAACGGCGGGCAGTTGATCCTGCGCGTCGAACACGACAAAACGCATCAGACGGTCGACCTGACCGTCCGTGATTCGGGTAGTGGCATTCCTGCCGACAAACTGCGCCACATCTTCGAGCCGTTCTTTACGACGAAGACTGGCCCCGATGAGTCGGGCCAAGGTGGCACAGGCCTTGGCCTCTCGGCTTGCAAGCGGATTGTCGAAGCTCACCGTGGCCGCATTCGAGTCGAAAGCACGGTTGGCAAAGGAACGGCGATAACGATCAAGTTGCCCGTTGCTCCCGCGATTGCTCCACCAGCGACCGAACCCGCCCCGGCAATCGCAGCTGCCATTCAGCCCGCGTCTTCAACACCCGCCGCGCGATAA